Proteins from one Ipomoea triloba cultivar NCNSP0323 chromosome 1, ASM357664v1 genomic window:
- the LOC116025301 gene encoding uncharacterized protein LOC116025301, which produces MENNYSHNNLPTVMVTNDDGVDAPGLRALVNVLVSTNRFNVLVCAPDSEKSAVSHSITWRHAIRAKRVHDIPGATAFAVAGTPADCASLGISKALFSSVPDLVISGINMGSNCGYHIVYSGTVAGAREAFVNGVPSVSLSYDWVHGKSNLNDFTLAAQAFVPIISAILGDIKNQTYPLNCFLNITVPTDVVNHKGYRLTKQGKSFIRTGWKQVTSEADGGKMLSTMTMDMTPTQTAQQSVVSTQEEQFLFTREVRSKQVDKDGTDYSSLQEGYITITLISALFNADIDGVTFFNKWLSSLDEHSNFACKLQASLQKEGETRHLDSSTPSGLLC; this is translated from the exons ATGGAGAATAACTACTCCCACAATAATCTGCCCACAGTGATGGTCACCAACGACGACGGAGTGGACGCTCCTGGGTTGAGAGCTCTGGTTAACGTCCTCGTCTCCACTAATCGCTTCAACGTCCTTGTTTGCGCTCCCGACTCCGAAAAATCCGCGGTTAGTCACAGCATTACCTGGCGTCACGCAATTCGGGCCAAAAGAGTTCACGACATTCCCGGAGCTACTGCCTTTGCAGTTGCCGGAACTCCAGCAGATTGTGCCTCCCTCGGCATCTCAAAAGCTCTGTTTTCTTCAGTCCCTGATTTGGTGATAAGCGGTATTAATATGGGCAGCAACTGTGGCTATCACATTGTATACTCCGGAACAGTTGCTGGTGCCCGAGAGGCTTTCGTCAATGGCGTCCCCTCTGTCTCTCTATCCTATGACTGGGTTCATGGAAAGAGCAATCTTAATGACTTCACATTAGCTGCTCAGGCTTTCGTACCCATCATTTCTGCTATATTGGGTGATATCAAGAATCAAACTTATCCCCTCAATTGTTTTCTCAATATTACTGTGCCAACCGATGTTGTGAACCACAAGGGTTATCGCCTCACTAAGCAAGGCAAAAGTTTCATCAGAACCGGATGGAAGCAAGTTACTAGTGAGGCAGATGGAGGGAAAATGTTATCAACTATGACTATGGACATGACTCCTACACAAACTGCACAACAGAGTGTTGTTAGCACTCAGGAGGAACAGTTTCTATTCACTAGAGAAGTGAGATCAAAACAAGTAGATAAAGATGGAACAGATTATTCTTCTCTTCAAGAAGGATAT ataaCCATCACTCTCATCAGTGCTTTGTTCAATGCCGACATAGATGGTGTAACATTCTTCAACAAATGGTTGTCCTCTTTGGACGAACACTCAAATTTTGCTTGTAAACTTCAAGCTTCTCTACAAAAAGAAGGGGAGACACGTCATTTGGATTCCAGTACTCCTTCAGGATTGTTGTGCTAG
- the LOC116017806 gene encoding uncharacterized protein LOC116017806 gives MENIGVYSSHRPTVMVTNDDGVDALGLRVLVRVLVSTNRFNVLVCAPDSEKSAVSHSITWRHAVSVKRVEISGATAFSVAGTPADCASLGISKALFSSVPDLVISGINMGSNCGYHIVYSGTVAGAREAFVNGVPSVALSYDWVRGKSNDNDFTLAAEACVPIISTILADIKNKTYPQNCFLNITVPTDVLNHKGYQLTQQGTSFIRMGWKQVASETHGGKMLSTMTMDLTPSQSTEPSVVSTEQENFLFTREVRAIQVDDDGADYCSVQDGYITITPIGALFNVDVDCLTFFKQWVPSVGQHCTPAL, from the exons ATGGAGAACATCGGCGTGTACTCCAGCCACCGGCCGACGGTGATGGTGACGAACGACGACGGAGTGGATGCTCTTGGCTTGAGAGTTCTCGTCCGCGTCCTCGTCTCCACTAATCGATTCAACGTCCTTGTTTGCGCTCCCGACTCCGAAAAATCAGCCGTTAGTCATAGCATCACCTGGCGTCACGCTGTCTCGGTCAAGAGAGTTGAAATTAGTGGAGCCACTGCCTTTTCAGTTGCTG GAACTCCAGCAGATTGTGCCTCCCTCGGTATCTCAAAAGCTCTGTTCTCTTCAGTGCCTGATTTG GTGATAAGTGGTATTAATATGGGCAGCAATTGTGGTTATCACAT TGTCTACTCTGGAACAGTTGCTGGTGCTCGAGAGGCTTTTGTCAATGGTGTTCCATCTGTAGCTTTATCGTATGACTG GGTTCGTGGAAAAAGTAATGATAATGACTTCACACTAGCTGCTGAGGCTTGCGTACCCATCATTTCTACTATATTGgctgatattaaaaataaaacctaTCCTCAGAATTGCTTTCTGAATATTACTGTGCCAACAGATGTTCTAAATCACAAG GGTTACCAGCTCACTCAGCAAGGCACGAGTTTCATCAGAATGGGATGGAAGCAAGTTGCTTCTGAAACACATGGAGGGAAAATGTTATCAACCATGACTATGGACTTGACTCCATCACAAAGTACAGAACCAAGTGTTGTTAGCACTGAACAGGAAAACTTTTTATTCACAAGAGAA GTTAGGGCAATACAAGTTGACGATGATGGTGCAGATTACTGTTCTGTTCAAGATGGATAT ATAACTATCACTCCTATCGGTGCTTTGTTCAATGTGGACGTAGATTGTTTGACATTCTTCAAACAATGGGTGCCTTCTGTGGGTCAACACTGCACTCCTGCACTCTAA